From a single Stackebrandtia endophytica genomic region:
- a CDS encoding ATP-binding protein, with product MPVVRFGFSPAPVHVRTARLVASSVAQQAPLPGELLSEVRQATGEACSRAVVRHRRFGISDLVRMQLTIGAHFVAEVADFAPVTSTQLRDVSPDPADLTTQTADDDTLTEEVALTLLAGLVTDLQVIEAPDGIGSIVRMSWPL from the coding sequence ATGCCGGTGGTTCGTTTCGGGTTCTCGCCCGCGCCCGTCCATGTCCGCACCGCACGCCTGGTGGCGTCCTCGGTGGCACAGCAGGCGCCGTTGCCGGGGGAACTGCTGTCGGAGGTACGGCAGGCGACCGGTGAGGCCTGTTCGCGAGCCGTCGTTCGGCATCGCCGGTTCGGTATTTCGGATTTGGTTCGCATGCAGTTGACTATTGGTGCACATTTCGTGGCTGAAGTTGCTGATTTCGCCCCGGTTACGAGCACGCAATTGCGCGACGTGAGTCCCGACCCCGCCGACCTGACGACTCAGACCGCCGACGACGACACCCTCACCGAGGAGGTCGCGTTGACTCTGCTAGCGGGATTGGTCACTGATCTACAGGTCATAGAGGCCCCCGACGGCATCGGAAGCATCGTCCGAATGTCCTGGCCGCTGTAG